In Diabrotica undecimpunctata isolate CICGRU chromosome 4, icDiaUnde3, whole genome shotgun sequence, a single genomic region encodes these proteins:
- the LOC140438699 gene encoding uncharacterized protein, with the protein MLSKQEMKDSYKTVPRCFQENETVFARSFAPGGQKWLPSKIIETTGPLSYKVQTPDGKILRRHSAQIKTRVCDQETTDEVIPSTSMETKLLITPQPLFLHPNEFVDTKPEIVEQAAEFIKPPARIRKPPRYLEDYDE; encoded by the coding sequence ATGTTATCTAAGCAAGAGATGAAAGATTCTTACAAAACAGTACCCAGATGTTTTCAAGAAAACGAGACTGTATTTGCAAGGTCATTTGCTCCAGGTGGTCAAAAGTGGCTTCCTTCCAAAATAATTGAAACCACTGGACCGTTAAGCTACAAAGTTCAAACCCCTGATGGTAAAATTTTACGTCGTCATTCTGCCCAAATCAAAACCCGTGTGTGTGACCAAGAAACAACAGACGAAGTTATACCGTCAACCTCGATGGAAACAAAATTACTCATAACTCCGCAACCGCTGTTTCTACATCCAAACGAATTTGTGGACACAAAACCAGAAATTGTAGAGCAGGCTGCTGAATTTATAAAGCCACCTGCTCGAATACGAAAACCTCCAAGGTATTTGGAGGACTATGATGAGTAG
- the Gar1 gene encoding uncharacterized protein Gar1, which translates to MSFRGGNRFGGGGGGGRGRGGGGRGGGGRGGRGGFGGGGRNFDQGPPDQVIPLGYYEKSVQDDLVCKVEIEDVPYFNAPIYLENKQQIGKIDEIFGNIRNYWVSIRLGDDMKAGSFQANQKLFIDPAKLLPLQRFLPQPPGSVKKRGGGGGRGGRGGGFRGGRGGGGFGGGGGFGGGGRGGGGRGGFGGDRRGGGRGGFGGGGFNRNSGGGGGFNRNSGGGGGFGRGGGGKRW; encoded by the exons atGTCATTTCGGGGTGGCAACAGATTTGGCGGCGGTGGTGGAGGAGGCAGAGGTCGCGGTGGAGGTGGTCGAGGAGGAGGAGGTAGAGGTGGCCGTGGTGGTTTTGGTGGTGGAGGAAGAAATTTTGACCAAGGACCACCTGATCAAGTAATTCCATTAGGATATTATGAGAAGTCTGTACAGGATGATCTAGTATGCAAAGTTGAAATTGAGGATGTGCCTTACTTTAATGCTCctatttatttagaaaataaacagCAAATTGGAAAAATTGATGAAATCTTTGGTAATATTAGAAATTACTGGGTGAGCATTAGACTGGGGGATGACATGAAAGCTGGTAGTTTTCAAGCAAATCAAAAG CTATTCATCGATCCAGCCAAACTTCTTCCCCTTCAAAGGTTTCTTCCACAACCTCCTGGTTCTGTGAAAAAACGTGGAGGCGGTGGTGGTCGTGGAGGACGCGGTGGCGGTTTTAGAGGAGGTCGAGGAGGTGGCGGTTTCGGTGGTGGAGGAGGTTTCGGAGGTGGTGGAAGAGGAGGCGGTGGTAGAGGTGGATTTGGTGGCGATCGACGAGGAGGTGGTCGCGGTGGCTTTGGAGGTGGCGGATTCAATAGGAATAGTGGAGGCGGAGGAGGTTTTAACAGAAACTCTGGAGGTGGTGGCGGATTTGGAAGAGGCGGTGGGGGCAAGAGATGGTAA